In Natator depressus isolate rNatDep1 chromosome 17, rNatDep2.hap1, whole genome shotgun sequence, one genomic interval encodes:
- the LOC142000185 gene encoding hypermethylated in cancer 1 protein-like isoform X1 → MRVRRDLGWLAEATEPPGGGGSPALEAMEVPSHSRQLLLQLNTQRAKGFLCDVIIVVQNALFRAHKNILAASSVYLKSLVVHDNLLNLDHEMVSPGVFRLVLDFIYTGRLGECEPGEPGLGAVLAAASYLQVPALVALCKKKLKRSGKYCQLRGSYSPYSKVARGLRAAPVIQACYTGAPRPVDLQPGEPLNPLSTQCGELYASTAQGTALHQPGLCPPERHCSPPCGLDLSKKSPTSPSSQLLPTDRLHPGDSREPLLAPGHDSPPGSASLLASHGSAYKDPPQVGEGVIHPAERFRGSPPCVEPPARAEGHDFLYRWMKHERMGSYLEECEAEKEPEREEKAESPLQSRYPSIESNELENDNSTSEDTGSSEGPSPGGTLGPYCNHLAYEPESLGDNLYVCIPCGKGFPSSEQLNAHVEAHTEEELYHKAASEQAGPFLDKGGQSLGDILRPYRCSSCDKAYKDPATLRQHEKTHWLTRPYPCTICGKKFTQRGTMTRHMRSHLGLKPFACDACGMRFTRQYRLTEHMRIHSGEKPYECQVCGGKFAQQRNLISHMKMHAAGPDGKSKLDFPESVFAMARLTADQLGLKQEKAAELLSHTSHFLSDPKGLESLYPLARFTAEHLGLSQEKAAEMLGPASHLHSEGGRSIECYSPT, encoded by the exons ATGAGAGTCCGCAGAGACCTCGGCTGGCTGGCGGAAGCGACGGAGCCCCCAG GTGGCGGGGGCAGCCCCGCGCTGGAGGCCATGGAGGTGCCGAGCCACTCGAggcagctgctcctgcagctcaaCACGCAGCGGGCCAAGGGCTTCCTGTGCGACGTGATCATCGTGGTGCAGAACGCGCTGTTCCGCGCGCACAAGAACATCCTGGCGGCCAGCAGCGTCTACCTGAAGTCGCTGGTGGTGCACGACAACCTGCTCAACCTGGACCACGAGATGGTGAGCCCGGGCGTCTTCCGCCTGGTGCTGGACTTCATCTACACGGGCCGGCTGGGCGAGTGCGAGCCGGGCGAGCCGGGCCTGGGGGCCGTGCTGGCGGCCGCCAGCTACCTGCAGGTGCCGGCCCTGGTGGCTCTGTGCAAGAAGAAGCTGAAGCGGTCGGGCAAGTACTGCCAGCTGCGAGGCAGCTACAGCCCCTACAGCAAGGTGGCTAGGGGGCTGCGGGCCGCCCCAGTCATCCAGGCCTGCTACACGGGTGCCCCCCGGCCTGTGGACCTGCAGCCTGGCGAGCCCCTCAACCCGCTCAGCACCCAGTGTGGGGAGCTCTATGCCTCCACCGCCCAGGGCACCGCCCTGCACCAGCCGGGCCTGTGCCCACCCGAGAGGCACTGCTCTCCGCCCTGCGGCCTGGACCTCTCCAAGAAGAGCCCCACCAGCccttcctcccagctgctgcccacaGACAGACTCCACCCGGGGGACAGCAGGGAGCCCTTGCTGGCTCCCGGGCACGACAGCCCGCCGGGCAGCGCTTCTCTGCTGGCCAGCCACGGCTCCGCCTACAAAGACCCCCCCCAGGTGGGCGAAGGCGTGATCCACCCCGCGGAGCGCTTCCGTGGCAGCCCGCCCTGTGTCGAGCCCCCGGCCCGGGCCGAGGGCCACGACTTCCTGTACCGCTGGATGAAGCACGAGCGAATGGGCAGCTACCTGGAGGAGTGTGAGGCGGAGAAGGAGCCTGAGCGGGAGGAGAAGGCCGAGTCGCCCCTGCAGTCCCGCTACCCCAGCATCGAGAGCAACGAGCTGGAGAACGACAACAGCACCAGCGAGGACACGGGCAGCAGTGAGGGCCCGTCTCCCGGGGGCACCCTGGGCCCCTATTGCAACCACCTGGCCTACGAGCCCGAGAGCCTGGGGGACAACCTGTACGTGTGCATCCCCTGCGGCAAGGGCTTCCCCAGCTCGGAGCAGCTCAACGCCCACGTGGAGGCCCACACCGAGGAGGAGCTGTACCACAAGGCGGCCTCGGAGCAGGCCGGCCCCTTCCTGGACAAGGGCGGCCAGAGCCTGGGCGACATCCTCCGGCCCTACCGCTGCTCCTCCTGCGACAAGGCCTACAAGGACCCGGCCACGCTGCGGCAGCACGAGAAGACGCACTGGCTCACGCGGCCCTACCCCTGCACCATCTGCGGCAAGAAGTTCACGCAGCGCGGCACCATGACCCGGCACATGCGCAGCCACCTGGGCCTCAAGCCCTTCGCCTGCGACGCCTGCGGCATGCGCTTCACCCGGCAGTACCGGCTCACCGAGCACATGCGCATCCACTCGGGCGAGAAGCCCTACGAGTGCCAGGTCTGCGGCGGCAAGTTCGCCCAGCAGCGCAACCTCATCAGCCACATGAAGATGCACGCGGCCGGGCCCGACGGCAAGTCCAAGCTGGACTTCCCCGAGAGCGTCTTCGCCATGGCGCGGCTCACGGCCGACCAGCTGGGCCTCAAGCAGGAGAAGGCGGCGGAGCTGCTCTCGCACACCTCGCACTTCCTCAGTGACCCCAAGGGCCTGGAGAGCCTGTACCCGCTGGCCCGATTCACGGCCGAGCACCTGGGGCTGAGCCAGGAGAAGGCGGCCGAGATGCTGGGTCCAGCCTCACACCTGCACAGCGAAGGTGGCCGGAGCATAGAGTGCTATTCACCCACCTAA
- the LOC142000185 gene encoding hypermethylated in cancer 1 protein-like isoform X2, protein MEVPSHSRQLLLQLNTQRAKGFLCDVIIVVQNALFRAHKNILAASSVYLKSLVVHDNLLNLDHEMVSPGVFRLVLDFIYTGRLGECEPGEPGLGAVLAAASYLQVPALVALCKKKLKRSGKYCQLRGSYSPYSKVARGLRAAPVIQACYTGAPRPVDLQPGEPLNPLSTQCGELYASTAQGTALHQPGLCPPERHCSPPCGLDLSKKSPTSPSSQLLPTDRLHPGDSREPLLAPGHDSPPGSASLLASHGSAYKDPPQVGEGVIHPAERFRGSPPCVEPPARAEGHDFLYRWMKHERMGSYLEECEAEKEPEREEKAESPLQSRYPSIESNELENDNSTSEDTGSSEGPSPGGTLGPYCNHLAYEPESLGDNLYVCIPCGKGFPSSEQLNAHVEAHTEEELYHKAASEQAGPFLDKGGQSLGDILRPYRCSSCDKAYKDPATLRQHEKTHWLTRPYPCTICGKKFTQRGTMTRHMRSHLGLKPFACDACGMRFTRQYRLTEHMRIHSGEKPYECQVCGGKFAQQRNLISHMKMHAAGPDGKSKLDFPESVFAMARLTADQLGLKQEKAAELLSHTSHFLSDPKGLESLYPLARFTAEHLGLSQEKAAEMLGPASHLHSEGGRSIECYSPT, encoded by the coding sequence ATGGAGGTGCCGAGCCACTCGAggcagctgctcctgcagctcaaCACGCAGCGGGCCAAGGGCTTCCTGTGCGACGTGATCATCGTGGTGCAGAACGCGCTGTTCCGCGCGCACAAGAACATCCTGGCGGCCAGCAGCGTCTACCTGAAGTCGCTGGTGGTGCACGACAACCTGCTCAACCTGGACCACGAGATGGTGAGCCCGGGCGTCTTCCGCCTGGTGCTGGACTTCATCTACACGGGCCGGCTGGGCGAGTGCGAGCCGGGCGAGCCGGGCCTGGGGGCCGTGCTGGCGGCCGCCAGCTACCTGCAGGTGCCGGCCCTGGTGGCTCTGTGCAAGAAGAAGCTGAAGCGGTCGGGCAAGTACTGCCAGCTGCGAGGCAGCTACAGCCCCTACAGCAAGGTGGCTAGGGGGCTGCGGGCCGCCCCAGTCATCCAGGCCTGCTACACGGGTGCCCCCCGGCCTGTGGACCTGCAGCCTGGCGAGCCCCTCAACCCGCTCAGCACCCAGTGTGGGGAGCTCTATGCCTCCACCGCCCAGGGCACCGCCCTGCACCAGCCGGGCCTGTGCCCACCCGAGAGGCACTGCTCTCCGCCCTGCGGCCTGGACCTCTCCAAGAAGAGCCCCACCAGCccttcctcccagctgctgcccacaGACAGACTCCACCCGGGGGACAGCAGGGAGCCCTTGCTGGCTCCCGGGCACGACAGCCCGCCGGGCAGCGCTTCTCTGCTGGCCAGCCACGGCTCCGCCTACAAAGACCCCCCCCAGGTGGGCGAAGGCGTGATCCACCCCGCGGAGCGCTTCCGTGGCAGCCCGCCCTGTGTCGAGCCCCCGGCCCGGGCCGAGGGCCACGACTTCCTGTACCGCTGGATGAAGCACGAGCGAATGGGCAGCTACCTGGAGGAGTGTGAGGCGGAGAAGGAGCCTGAGCGGGAGGAGAAGGCCGAGTCGCCCCTGCAGTCCCGCTACCCCAGCATCGAGAGCAACGAGCTGGAGAACGACAACAGCACCAGCGAGGACACGGGCAGCAGTGAGGGCCCGTCTCCCGGGGGCACCCTGGGCCCCTATTGCAACCACCTGGCCTACGAGCCCGAGAGCCTGGGGGACAACCTGTACGTGTGCATCCCCTGCGGCAAGGGCTTCCCCAGCTCGGAGCAGCTCAACGCCCACGTGGAGGCCCACACCGAGGAGGAGCTGTACCACAAGGCGGCCTCGGAGCAGGCCGGCCCCTTCCTGGACAAGGGCGGCCAGAGCCTGGGCGACATCCTCCGGCCCTACCGCTGCTCCTCCTGCGACAAGGCCTACAAGGACCCGGCCACGCTGCGGCAGCACGAGAAGACGCACTGGCTCACGCGGCCCTACCCCTGCACCATCTGCGGCAAGAAGTTCACGCAGCGCGGCACCATGACCCGGCACATGCGCAGCCACCTGGGCCTCAAGCCCTTCGCCTGCGACGCCTGCGGCATGCGCTTCACCCGGCAGTACCGGCTCACCGAGCACATGCGCATCCACTCGGGCGAGAAGCCCTACGAGTGCCAGGTCTGCGGCGGCAAGTTCGCCCAGCAGCGCAACCTCATCAGCCACATGAAGATGCACGCGGCCGGGCCCGACGGCAAGTCCAAGCTGGACTTCCCCGAGAGCGTCTTCGCCATGGCGCGGCTCACGGCCGACCAGCTGGGCCTCAAGCAGGAGAAGGCGGCGGAGCTGCTCTCGCACACCTCGCACTTCCTCAGTGACCCCAAGGGCCTGGAGAGCCTGTACCCGCTGGCCCGATTCACGGCCGAGCACCTGGGGCTGAGCCAGGAGAAGGCGGCCGAGATGCTGGGTCCAGCCTCACACCTGCACAGCGAAGGTGGCCGGAGCATAGAGTGCTATTCACCCACCTAA